The Scomber scombrus chromosome 5, fScoSco1.1, whole genome shotgun sequence genome window below encodes:
- the si:dkey-52l18.4 gene encoding uncharacterized protein si:dkey-52l18.4 produces the protein MSQTDMYLLVAIGCLCFLPSGFHAEECIEDVLAKRETLYAPAGGSLSLFCVVQHCGHNWTGEWVWRNLTDEKSRVVKDGDRYRLTNVSLSANQTKMLLTFLIVNKVDEGSYGCKVSWDQLGTALGHGTYLNITAPVPSQRNVLYRILIYAGAVCCLPIILLLARCLSSEIQPKPCPRTVFRHATQYTAVYRARPHLAPQPPPRRPVPQKRSTSSHKAPAKPQQKIEVVYADISKDALKQEQASREPTQSTVYSALRFP, from the exons ATgtcacagacagacatgtatCTGCTGGTTGCCATCGGATGCCTCTGCTTTCTTCCTTCTG gtttccATGCCGAAGAATGTATTGAAGATGTTCTGGCAAAACGTGAGACACTTTATgcaccagcagggggcagtctGTCCCTGTTCTGTGTGGTCCAGCACTGCGGACACAACTGGACAGGGGAGTGGGTGTGGAGAAATTTGACAGATGAAAAGTCAAGAGTTGTCAAAGATGGTGACAGGTACCGGTTAACCAATGTGAgtctctcagccaatcagaccAAAATGCTTCTCACCTTTCTGATTGTCAACAAGGTCGACGAAGGTTCCTATGGATGCAAGGTCTCATGGGATCAATTGGGAACTGCTCTGGGGCATGGGACGTACCTGAACATCACTGCAC CTGTTCCATCTCAAAGGAACGTGTTGTACAGGATTTTGATCTATGCCGGAGCTGTTTGTTGTCTTCCCATCATTCTGCTATTGGCTCGTTGTCTGAGTTCTGAGATTCAGCCTAAGCCATGTCCAAGGACAGTGTTCAGACATGCAACACAGTACACAGCTGTTTACAGAGCACGACCACATCTGGCTCCACAGCCTCCACCTCGACGCCCGGTACCACAGAAACGTAGCACTTCCTCTCACAAAG ctCCTGCCAAACCCCAGCAGAAGATTGAG GTGGTGTATGCAGACATTTCCAAGGATGCACTGAAGCAAGAGCAAGCCAGCAGAGAGCCTACACAGTCCACTGTCTACTCAGCACTCAGGTTTCCTTGA
- the rap1gap2a gene encoding rap1 GTPase-activating protein 2a: MLERMQDDYIPYPRIEDVLEKGGPYPQVILPQFGGYWIEDVEAPAGTPSSSESSFCEEEDGGDGMSPGGGHSYRLECNSTARAYRKHFLGKEHMNYYCTGSSIGNLIMSLKHEEAEGQEFLRIMLRSRTKTVHDRISLSGINQLPSVPQIAKLLCDDATGLKFNPVLYPRGSQLIVAYDEHEVNNTFKFGVVYQKFGQTSEEQLFGNNEESPAFKEFLSILGGNIELQDFKGFRGGLDVSHGQTGSESVFTVFRQREIMFHVSTKLPFTEGDVQQLQRKRHIGNDIVATVFQEEPTPFVPDMIASNFLHAYVLVQVENPCTDNTTYKVSVTAREDVPPFGPPLPNPAVFKKGPEFRDFLLTKLINAENACYKSDKFAKLEGRTRAALLDNLHDELHRQSQATLGLGQAGEEDKLENGGHGGLLESFKRAMRVRSHSMETMVGSHRHRSPGVGGGVPASLSGGGLPQSSSECTKSTFTPPVLSAKSPLKSPVKRRSGLFPRLHSSTETPDKHTRSDQKLAEICPHSQEMRSETSSNPSSPEICPNKERPFLKLKECSSGRPNISRSSSSTSSFSSTTGETEALEELETAGHPSIASCSAFSPSLSVDSQGSGTPVIMCRSPTDGKNRTSPRSNLKFRFDKMSHSSTTSE, from the exons GATGACTATATCCCCTACCCACGGATAGAAGAT GTCCTGGAGAAAGGTGGTCCATACCCCCAAGTAATCCTGCCACAGTTTGGGGGCTACTGGATTGAGGATGTGGAGGCTCCAGCCGGGACCCCGTCCTCCTCAGAGTCCAGTTTCtgtgaggaggaagatggaggagaTGGCATGAGCCCTGGTGGGGGGCACAGCTACCGCCTGGAGTGTAACAGCACAGCCCGCGCCTACCGGAAACACTTCCTAGGCaag GAACACATGAACTACTACTGCACTGGCAGCAGCATAGGCAACCTCATCATGTCTCTGAAACACGAGGAGGCTGAAGGACAGGAGTTTCTACGCATCATGCTCAG GTCGAGGACCAAAACAGTCCATGACAGGATCTCTTTATCAGGCATTAACCAGCTGCCCAGTGTACCTCAGATTGCAAAG ctTCTGTGTGACGATGCCACAGGACTGAAGTTCAACCCGGTCCTGTATCCTCGG GGATCTCAGTTGATAGTGGCTTACGACGAACACGAGGTGAACAACACCTTTAAATTTGGAGTCGTCTACCAGAAGTTTGGACAG acGTCAGAGGAACAGTTGTTTGGGAACAATGAAGAGTCCCCAGCCTTCAAGGAGTTTCTCAGCATCCTGGGTGGCAACATTGAACTTCAGGACTTTAAAGG GTTCCGCGGTGGGCTGGATGTGTCCCACGGACAGACGGGCTCCGAATCTGTCTTCACTGtcttcagacagagagagattatGTTCCACGTGTCAACCAAGCTTCCATTCACAGAGGGAGACGTCCAGCAG CTCCAGAGGAAAAGGCACATAGGAAATGACATCGTAGCAACAGTCTTCCAGGAAGAGCCCACACCATTTGTCCCAGACATGATCGCATCCAACTTCCTTCATGCTTATGTGCTGGTGCAGGTTGAGAACCCGTGTACAGATAACACAACATACAAG GTGTCTGTTACAGCGAGAGAGGATGTACCTCCTTTTGGACCCCCTCTCCCAAACCCAGCTGTCTTTAAGAAG ggTCCTGAGTTTCGAGACTTCCTGCTGACAAAGCTGATCAATGCCGAGAACGCCTGCTACAAATCTGACAAATTCGCCAAACTAGAG GGGCGAACGCGAGCTGCACTGCTGGACAACCTCCACGACGAGCTGCacagacagagccaggctacgCTGGGCCTGGGCCAGGCGGGAGAGGAGGACAAGCTGGAGAACGGGGGGCACGGGGGTCTGCTGGAGTCCTTCAAG AGAGCCATGCGTGTCAGGAGTCACTCCATGGAGACTATGGTGGGGTCTCACCGCCACAGGAGCCCCGGCGTAGGAGGTGGTGTCCCAGCAAGCCTGAGTGGAGGAGGACTACCGCAGAGCAGCAGCGAGTGCACAAAGAGCACCTTCACT CCGCCAGTGTTGTCAGCCAAGTCTCCCTTGAAGAGTCCAGTAAAACGACGCTCAGGACTCTTCCCCCGACTCCACTCCAGCACAGAAACTCCAGACAAACACACCCGCAG TGACCAAAAGCTTGCTGAGATCTGCCCACATTCCCAGGAAATGAGGTCAGAGACATCATCCAATCCCAGCTCACCTGAGATCTGCCCCAACAAAGAGAG GCCATTCCTAAAACTGAAGGAGTGCAGCAGCGGCAGACCGAACATCTCTCGTTCTTCATCCAGCACCAGCAGCTTCAGCAGCACCACAGGAGAAACGGAAGCACTGGAAGAACTGGAGACA GCTGGCCACCCCTCCATAGCTTCCTGCTCTGCCTTTAGTCCTTCCCTCAGTGTTGACAGCCAGGGATCAGGTACCCCTGTCATCATGTGCCGCAGTCCCACAG ATGGTAAAAATAGGACGTCACCGAGATCAAACTTGAAGTTCCGATTTGACAAGATGAGCCACTCATCCACAACT tctgAGTAG